The following coding sequences are from one Paenarthrobacter ureafaciens window:
- a CDS encoding rhomboid family intramembrane serine protease yields MVLGRPDGSSAETRESLAARARGGLLFMGGFVALLYAIEFVNTLMLHGLNRTFGLRSRTFDGVLDILTFPLLHANLNHLLSNTLPLLIFGFLVFLAGLRVFITALAFSWLGSGLTVWLIGGGSVTVGASGLVFGLFAFLLVRGFFNRNWWQILLSVVLFMAYGGILFGVLPTVMGFISWQAHLGGAIGGVVAAILLRRKPRDTPSSSRFPV; encoded by the coding sequence ATGGTGCTTGGAAGACCTGACGGCTCCAGTGCAGAGACCCGGGAGTCGCTGGCGGCCAGGGCCAGGGGCGGCCTGCTGTTCATGGGCGGCTTCGTGGCACTGCTCTACGCCATCGAGTTCGTGAACACCCTGATGCTGCATGGACTGAACCGCACTTTCGGCCTGCGGTCCCGCACCTTTGACGGCGTCCTGGACATCCTGACGTTTCCTTTGCTGCACGCCAACCTGAACCATCTGTTGTCCAACACCCTGCCCTTGCTGATCTTCGGGTTCCTGGTGTTCCTGGCCGGCCTGCGTGTTTTTATCACTGCCTTGGCGTTCAGCTGGCTGGGTTCGGGCCTGACCGTGTGGCTGATTGGCGGGGGAAGCGTCACAGTGGGCGCCTCCGGCCTGGTGTTCGGCCTGTTCGCGTTCTTGTTGGTCCGCGGGTTCTTCAACCGCAACTGGTGGCAGATCCTGCTGTCCGTTGTGCTGTTCATGGCGTACGGCGGCATCCTCTTCGGAGTGTTGCCCACTGTCATGGGTTTCATCTCCTGGCAGGCCCACCTTGGCGGCGCGATCGGCGGCGTCGTTGCTGCCATCCTCCTTCGCCGCAAGCCCCGGGACACTCCAAGCAGCTCCCGCTTCCCCGTCTGA
- the greA gene encoding transcription elongation factor GreA, whose amino-acid sequence MSTTNSATAAWLTQEAFDRLKAELDHLSGAGRAEIVQKIEAARQEGDLKENGGYHAAKEEQGKIEARIRQLTVLLRDAQVGEAPADDGIVEPGMLVVAKIAGDEERFLLGSREIAGDSDIDVFSEKSPLGAAIIGHKEGDKLSYTAPNGKEITVEIVSAKPYSA is encoded by the coding sequence GTGTCTACCACCAACAGCGCCACAGCAGCTTGGCTTACCCAGGAAGCTTTCGACCGCTTGAAGGCTGAGCTGGACCACCTTTCCGGCGCTGGCCGGGCGGAAATCGTCCAGAAGATCGAAGCCGCACGCCAGGAAGGCGACCTTAAGGAAAACGGCGGCTACCACGCAGCCAAGGAAGAGCAGGGCAAGATCGAAGCCCGCATCCGCCAGCTCACGGTGCTCCTGCGCGACGCCCAGGTCGGCGAGGCTCCCGCAGACGACGGAATCGTCGAGCCCGGCATGCTGGTTGTCGCCAAGATCGCCGGTGACGAAGAGCGGTTCCTGCTCGGTTCCCGCGAAATCGCCGGCGACTCCGATATTGACGTCTTCAGCGAGAAGTCCCCGCTGGGCGCCGCCATCATCGGCCACAAGGAAGGCGACAAGCTCAGCTACACCGCCCCCAACGGCAAGGAAATCACGGTGGAGATCGTTTCCGCCAAGCCGTACTCGGCCTGA